Part of the Streptomyces antimycoticus genome, CCCGCCGCACGGTCCGCGGCCGGCGCCGCGACCGCGGAGCTGGAGCTGCCGGTCACACCCCCCTTGCCGGGCACCATCGCCGCCCTGGACCTGGAGGTGGCGCCGAAGCTCACCCGGCTCGACGGCCGGCCGCCGTCCCTGGTCGTCGCCCCCGAGGGCAGACGCTGCCTCCTGGCCCTCAACGCCGGTCCACGGAACGGCACTTCGATGCCCGGCTACGACGCGCTGACCCCCGAGTCGGCCTGGTCCGCGTCGGCCGGTCACGGCTGGGTCGGCGCCGCCCCGTCGGCCAGGGACCGCGGTGGCGAGCCCCTGCTGCGCGACCACCTGTGGCACAACTCGTCCCGGGTGCTGCGCGTCGCCCTGCCGGCCGGCCGGCACGCCGGGTACGTGCTGGTCGGTGACACCGGTGCCACGGCCTCGCCGACCCGGGTCGCGGTGGACGGCGCCACCGTCGCCACCAGTCCGAAGCAGCCCAGCGGAACCTTCACCTGGCTGGAGCTCCCCCTCGACGGAGGTGCCACCGGCCGCACCACGGACATCACGTTCACGGGGGTGGGCGGCCCCTGGCGGCTGTCCGCGTTCGCCATCACCGACCCCGGCGCCCCGGTGCCGTCCCTCGTCGTCATGCGGGCGGCGGCGGATCCGGTGTGGTGGGCGGGCCGGGCCAACCCGGTCACGGTGCTGGTGCGCAATACCGGCACGGCGGACCGCGATATCACCGTCCGCCTCGTCACCCCCGACGGCTGGTCCAGCACTGAGCGGACCGTGACGGTCCCCGCCGGAGCCGCGCGAGAGCTGACCGTCACCGGGACCCCGGTGTCCACTCCGGGATTCGCCACCGTCGAGATCCGGCTCACCAGCGGCGACGAGGAGATCGAGCGCGGCCGGTCGGTGTCCGTGGTCACCACGCCACACCCCGATGACGCGGCCGCGGCATTCGACGCCGGCCCGCCGTCCAGCCCGCTGCTGACCGGGTACACCAGGCTGTCGCCCGAGGACGACTACACCGACGACCGCGGCTTCGGCTGGATCGGCGCCCGGCCGAACACCCGCGACCGGGGCAACGCCGATGACCTGCGCCGCGACATCGTCATGCAGAAGGGCGAGCCCAGCGTCCTGCGCGTCCCGGTGCCGGCCGGCCGGCACACGGCGTGGGTGCTGACCGGCGACTCCCTCACCGATTCGGGTGTCACCACCCTGTCCGAGGACGGCGCGGTCCTCGGACGCTCCGGCGACGACAGCCTGCCGAGCCGCGCCTTCGTCTGGTTCTCCTTCGAACTCGACGGTGGAGCGGACGGGCGCACCGCCGACCTGGAGATTTCCGGTTCGAAGCTGAACGGCCTGTGGCGCATCGCGGCCCTGGTCATCGTCTGAACCCGCCCCCGCGCCGTACACCTGTTCCTCCGGGCACGGCCCGCGACCCGGCATCCGCGATATCTCCGGCATATCCGGTACCCACAAAGGAGAGCTCCCGACATGGCATCGACGTCAGCACGATTCCGCGCGGTCCGGGGCAGACCCGGCACCCTCCTCCTCGCCCTGCTCATGGTCCTGGGCCTGGGCAGTGCGCATCCCGGACCGGCCGCGGCAGATCCCGCCGATCCGCCCGGGACGTACCAGAACCCCGTGATGGACAACGTCGCGGACGCCTTCTCCGACCCGTCGATCATCCGGGGCAAGGACGGCTACTGGTACGCCTATGCGACCCAGACCAGCATGCGCCGGGAGAACCAGGGAGGCCCGTGGGAGTCTCAGCACTTCATGCCGATCACGCGCTCATCCGACCTCGTCAACTGGACCTACGTCGGTGATGTCTTCGGGCCCGACAACCACCCGGAGTGGCGCGACTTCGCGACCACCTACTACTGGGCACCCGACATCCGCTACATCAACGGGGAGTACTACCTCTACTACTCGGTCGCCGGCGGCGACAAGAACACCATCGCGCTGGCCACGTCGGACCATCCGGCAGGTCCGTGGAAGGACATCGGCCACCCCGTGCTGCCGTACGGGACGACCGTCAATCAGATCGATCCGGCGGTGTTCGTCGACTCCGACGGCCAGAAGTACCTCTACTACGGCTCGTTCCGCGACGGCGGAATCCAGGCGGTGCGCCTGAACGAGGAGGGCACCGCGCCGGTCGGCGATCCGGTGCAGGTGGTCGGTGCCCGGCGCGGCGAAGCCGCGTACGTGGTGAAGCGCGACGGCTGGTACTACCTGTTCTACTCCGGCCTGGGCTGCTGCGCCCGGGACGAGGGCGCCTATCCGGTGTTCGTCGGGCGGGCCAAGGACCCGATGGGCCCGTTCAAGGACGCCGAGGGCGTCGGCCTGGCCGACCTGCACGTCGGCGGCACGATCGTCAACGCGCCGAACGGCAACACATGGGTCGCGACCGGCCACTCGGCGAACGTCGTGGACAAGTCCGGCCAGGACTGGATCCTCACCAACGGTTTCGACCGCCACGAGAGCGACCCCAACTGGGGTGGACGGCCGACCATGATGGACCGGCTCGACTGGATCGACGGCTGGCCGACGGTGCGCGCGGGCGCCTGGACGAGCGAGGAACGGCAGACCGCGCCCACGAGCACCTGGGACGCGGGCAGCACCTTCGACGCCGGCCTCGGCGGCTTCGACACCTCCGGGCACGACTCCTGGACCACGGGTTCGGATCCGGACTCGGGGCGGTACGCCCGCAACCGGTCCCGGGCCGCGGTCCCGCGGCTGCTGCTGCCGCGACGGGCCCCGGACGGCGATGTGAGGATCGAGGCCGACGTTCGGCTGCGCGACGGCAAAGGCCGGGTCGGCCTTGTCCTGGCATCCGCAGGCCGGTTCAACCACACCGTGGCCTGGCTGGACTCCACCGGCACACTCTCCGTCGAGGTCACCCGGGACCGGAAGGTGGTGCGGAAGCGCACCGCGCGCCTGCACGCCAACGCCGACCTGCGGACCTGGCACTCGCTCACGGCCGAGATCCGCGGCGGGGCGGCGCAGGTACACGTCAGCTCGGCCATGCTCGACATGCCGCTGGCCGAACTGACAGTGGAGGTACCCAAGGACTGGCGCCGTGGCGGTGTCGCCTCGACGCGCGGCGCCGGCGAGGTGGACAACGTCGGCGTGACCCGGCTCTACACCCCGGTGACCGTCAAACAGCCGGACCCCGTGGTCGGAGCCCGACTGCCGGAGTACGACGAGGACTTCGACGACGACCAACTGGACGGGTGGACGTGGTTCGGCCCCGTCGACGGAAAGGTCGTCGACGGCCAGTACGTGTGGCCGACGCAGGACGCCGACTTCTCGGGCAAGGGGACCATGGCTTCGGCGCTGCTTCGTGACGCTCCGACCGGCACCTACACGGTCGAGACCAAGCTGCACTTCCCGATCACCGACGCCCCCGACGGGCGCAGCCAGGCCGGGCTGATCGCCTTCCAGAGCCCGGAGGACTCGATCCATCTGGCTCCGACCCGGACCGGCCCATCACGGCAGGCTTTCCTGTGGATCGGCCGGGACCGTGACAGCTGGCCGGAGATGCAGCTGGGCCCGTCGGCCGACACCATGTGGCTGCGGCTGCGCCACACCGTCGATCCGGCGACCGGCGAGCACAGGTTCCAGTCGGCCACGAGCCGGGACGGGAAGCACTACATCTGGGGTGGGGTCTGGCATCTGCCCGCCGGCTCGGACCCGCGCATCGGCCTCGTCTCCCTGGCCGGTGAGGGAGTGACCGCACGCTTCGACTATGTGCGCTTCTCCTCCTGACACCGCCCCACTCGCCCGCACGGGCTTGTGCTCCACATCGATTGTCAGTGGTGGGTGAGAAGGTAGGAGCATCGAGAAGGAAAAAGGGGGAGCGTCCATGTCCGGAAACCAGAACTACATCAATCACGTTGCTCTTGTGCTGGATGCGAGTTCGTCCATGTCGCACTTGAGCGGCAAGGTCGTCGAAGTCGCCGACCAGCAGATTGCGTATCTGGCCCGACGCTCGAAGGAACTCGACCAGGAAACCCGCGTCACGGTCTACGTCTTCGCGGACAAGGTGGAGTGCGTCATCTACGACAAGGACGTGCTGCGTATGCCGTCCCTGAAGCAGCTCTACCGGGTCGGTGGAATGACGGCTCTGCTGGCGGCCACACTGAAGTCGCAGCGGGAGCTTGCGCAGACCGCGCAACTGTACGGCGACCACAGCTTCCTGACGTTCGTCCTGACGGACGGCCAGGAGAACGCAAGTCATCGCTGCCCGGATGCCCCTGCCAAGAATCCACGCGAGCTCGTGCAGGCCGTGGCCAAGCTGATGCAGACGCAAGAGGACAACTGGACACTGGCCGTCCTTGTGCCGGACCAGATGGGCAAGCGCGAGGCCATGCAGTGCGGTTTCCCGAAGGACAACATCGCCATCTGGGACGCCACAAGCACACAGGGCCTGGAAGAGGCCGGGCAGGTTATCCAGCAGGCTACTGAGAACTTTATGATGGGCCGGGCCCAGGGCATCCGGGGATCGCGGGCGGTGTTCTCCACAGGGGCAGAGGCGGTCAACAAGGACACCATCAAGGCGGCCGGCCTCACCCCGGTGAATCCGTCGGAATACCAGCTCATTCCGGTGGCTCGCGAAGCGGCGATCCGGGAATGGGTCATCGAATGCGGGCACACCTACCGTACCGGTGGTGCCTTCTATCAGCTGAGTAAATCGGAGAAGATCCAGGCGCGGAAGCAGATCGCGGTGCTGGAGAAGAAAACGGACCGGGTGTACACCGGGCCGGAGGCCCGATCCCTGCTCGGCCTGCCGGACACGGAAGTTCGCGTCAAGCCTGACCACAACGACGACTTCACCATATTCGTGCAGAGCACCAGCGTGAACCGGAAGCTGGTACCGCACACGCGGCTGCTGCTCATGATCTGAGGCGACGCGAAGCCGAGGGGCCGCGACCTGGTTGTCCGGGGTCGCGGCCCCTCTGAACGACTACCGCTGTGCGGCAGCCTGGTGCGCATGGCGGCTCACATCGCCGATCAGGTTGATGCGGACCCGTCGCTCCACGAAGCGCCACTGCCCCTCACGGCGCTCGAAACGGTCGTGGTACCGACCGGCGGCGATCGTTTGCAGCGGAAAGCCGGGCAGCGCCTGCAACACGGTGACGTACGAACGCGAGACCGCCGTGCCCGCCTGTTCGTCCACCTCGATGGCAACGTTGGTGGTGACATGCTGGGTTCGCGGCGTGCCGTCGGCGTAGACGATCAGAGTGTCCTGGAACATCTTCTCTATCGCCTCGCGCCCGCTGACCGGCTCGCCCACGCCCGTGAAGGTGGCGTCGGCGAGAAGTATTCCGAGTCCCGCGAAATCACCGTCGTCCACGAGTTCGGCGTAACGTGCGATCAAGTTCTCGATAGCCCGGTGGCTCAACGTCGGATCGGCGGGCATGCCGAGGGATGTGGACATGGTCCCCTCCAAGCGAACAGCGGATGGCAGACGGAAGTTGATACGCGTCAACCCCAGGTAGCCTGATCACACGAGATCGACTTCGCCCCTCCCAACGGGACCGGCCCGTTGTCGTCAATGTGTGAAGGTGACACTGATGTTGGACTACGGCCTTGACATGTCCAGCATAGAGCACGACCTTGCTCTGCCCGACTTGGTGGCTGAAGGAGATGAACTCGAAGCCCTGGTATCAGCGCATACTGACTGGACCACCCCCACACCGGCGGCAGGGTGGACGATCGCCCACCAGATCGCTCATCTTGCCTCAGCCGATGCGAACGTTCTCATCGCCATACGGACCCCGGACGCATTCGACGCCGTACTGAAGCAGGCAGAGGCCGCAGGCAGCCAATACGCCGATCTCGACGCTGCCGCGGGAGCGGCCGAACCGCGATCAGCACTGCTGGAACAATGGCGCGCCGGGCGAACCGAGGTGGCGGCGGCGCTGCGTGACATTCCACTGGACCATGGGTTTCCGTGGTACGGCTCGCGGCTGACCCCGGCGCTCATGGTGCCGCTTCGGCTCATGGAAACGTGGGCTCATGGGCAGGACATTTTCGATGCGCTGGGTGTCGCACACCGTCCCACGGGCCGGCTCCGGCATGTGGCCGCATTGGGAGTGATAGGGCGAGAGCTGTCGTTCCATGCTGCCCAGTTGCCTGTTCCGCCGGAGCCGTTCCGTGTCGAGCTGACTGGCCCCGATGGCCAAACCTGGGCATGGGGCCCGGAGGATGCCATGCAGCGGGTTCAGGGCAGTGCCCTCGACTTCTGCCTTCGAGTCACCCAGCGCAGATCCCGAGCCGAGACCGACCTCACGGCAGTCGGCGAGGATGCGCAGAAGTGGCTTGATATCGCTCGCGTTTTCCTCTGAGTTTTCCTCTGAAGGGGCAAGAGCATGTTCCCGGCTGCGCGATCAAGCGCAGGCGGAAGAAGCCAGTGCCTCCTTGGCGGATGCCGTGGGGCGGGCACCGGCGCGGGTGGCACCGACGCTGGCCACGACCACGAGCACCAGGCCCAGTGTCGCAGCCGCCCCGGGGCGCTGGCCGAGAACGAGCAGACCGACCATGAGGGCGATGGCGGGTTCAAGGCTCATCAGAGTGCCGAACGCCGACGCGGTCAGTCGGCGCAGGGCGAGAAACTCGAGGGCGAAGGGGATGACGGGGCTGAGCACCGCCAGGACCAGCATGGTCCACAGCGGTGACCACGTGAGGCGTTCGGTGAGGTCCGGGGCGGCGAGGGTCAGCCCCAGCAGCGCCGCGACCGGCATGGAGACGGCCAGTCCTTTCAGCCCGGTGACGCGATCACCGACCCGTTGGGTCAGCAGAATGTAGGCGGCCCAGCACCCCGCGGCGAGCAGCGCGCTCCCCACCCCCACCAGGTCGGCGCCGCCATGCCAGGGTTCGGTCAGCAGCACGACGCCCGTCGCCGCCGCGGCCGCCCAGAGGAGGCGTCCCTTCCTCGGGCCGAAGAGGGAGACGGTGAGCGGTCCCAGGAATTCCAGTGCGCTCGCGGTCCCCAGCGGGAGACGGGCGATCGCCAGCATGAAGAAGACCATCATTCCGGCGGTCACGAGACCGAGCACCGTGCAGGCGAGAAGATCCCGGGAGCTGAAGTCACGAGGCCGGGGACGGATGGCGACCAGCAGAATCAGCCCCGCCCAGCCCAGGCGCAGCCCCGCGGTTCCCAGCGGCCCGAGCTGTCCGAACAGCGGAACAGTCAGAGCCGATCCGAGCTGCACGGTAGACATCGAGGTGGCAGCCATGAGCAAACCGGCCGCGGCGCCGGCATGGCGCGGGCGAGGGGAAGGAAGAGCCTCGGGTGGTTCGGGAGCGTTCATGGGCTCCAGTACAGGTGCTCGGCACCGTTCGCGTCCACGTGTCGATCCCGAACGATTCGTTCGGGATTCATGGACAATGGAGGGATGGAAACACGCCGCCTGCAGATGCTGGCCGAGCTGGCCCGGCGAGGCTCGATGCGCGCCGTGGCCGAGGCCACCGGCACCACCACCTCGACGGTTTCTCAGCAGGTCGCCGCTTTGGCTCAGGACATGGGCACGGCACTGATCGAGCCGCACGGACGCAAGGTCAGGCTCACCCCGGCGGGCCGCCGTCTGGCGGAACACGCCGTGACGATCCTTGCGGCAGTCGAGGCCGCACAGCGGGACTTGAGTCCCGACGCCCCGCCGACCGGCACAGTGCGCGTGGCAGGCTTCGCCACGGCCATTCGCGCCCAACTGCTGCCCATCATCAGCGGTTTGTCCACCAGCCATCCTGAGCTCAGCATCCTGGTCCGCGAGCACGAACCCGCCGAAGCCCTCCATCTGCTGGCCAACGACGAGGCCGACCTCGCGCTCACCTACGACTACAACCTGGCACCGGCCGAGCCGGACCCCGCGGTCACGATCACCCCACTGTGGACCGCTCCCTGGGGTCTGGGCATTCCTGACCATGTCGCCCGTCCCTCGGCACCGGGCGCCCCGGAGGTCTTCCGCTGGTTCCGCACGGCGGATTGGATCGGCAACTCGCGCAACACCGGTGACGAGACCGTCATCCGGACACTCGCCTCCATGGCCGGCTTCACCCCCCACCTCACCCACCAGGCGGACAACCTCAACCTCGTACAGGGCATGATCGCGGCAGGAATGGGCGTGGGGCTGCTGCCGATGGGCACCGCCACGTTGCCCGGTGTCCACCTGATGCCGCTCACCGCACCGGACGTTGTCCTGCGCGCCTTCGCCGTCGCCCGCCGGGGTCGCGACAGCTGGCCTCCGCTGGCCCTGCTGACCGACTTGATCATTCGGCAGTCAGCGCAGGGTGTATAGCCTCCACGTGCGGTTCTACGGCGACGGTGGCGGCGACGCCTCGGCCCGGACCTTGGCCCCCGGCACCAGCGCAGAACGCGCTGGACACGACTTCCGAGGAAAGGCCATGCCGGTGAGACCGGCCGCCTGGGAAGGCCAAACTGCCGCGCCGGGAACAGCCGGTCCGGCCGACAATGTTGCATCGTTCAAGGGACCGGCGTCGCACGGGTGGGAACAAGGTCATCCGCCCCGATGGGATCCGGGCCCCGGGATCGCGGAACACCCGCCGCGCACTCGGACCATGGCATATTTCTGCAGGAGGACTTTTTTCATGACTGACCGGCCTTTGACGCTTATGGCAGTACACGCCCACCCCGACGACGAGGCCACCGGAACCGGAGGGGTCCTCGCCCGGTACGCGGCGGAGGGCATTCGTACGGTTCTCGTGACGTGTACCGACGGCGGTTGCGGTGACGGAGCGGGAGGTGTCAAGCCGGGCGATCCCGGGCACGATCCGGCGGCGGTCGCCTTGATGCGCCGTCAAGAACTCGAGGCGAGTTGTGAGGTCCTGAAGGTCAGCGATCTGGAGATGCTGGACTATGCCGACTCCGGAATGATCGGCTGGCCGAGCAACGACGCCCCTGGATCCTTCTGGCAGACCCCCGTGGAGGAAGGCGCCGCCCGACTCGCGGAACTCATGCGGCACTACCGCCCCGATGTGGTCGTCACCTATGACGAGAACGGCTTCTACGGCCACCCCGACCACATCCAGGCCCATCGCATCACGATGGCGGCGCTGGAGATGACCGAGCTGACGCCGAAGGTGTACTGGACGACGATGCCCCACTCGGGGATGAAGCGGTTCGGCGAGGCCATGCGCGAGTTCCATGAGGACATGCCGGAGCCGGATCCTGCCGAGGCCGCCGCGATGGCCGAGATCGGCCTCCCCGACGATGAGATCACCACGTGGGTGGACACCACTGCGTTCAGCGGTCAGAAGTTCGACGCGCTGGCCGCGCACGCCAGTCAGGGCGAGAACATCTTCTTTCTCAAGATGGGCAAGGAGAGGTTCGGCGAGTTGATGGGCATGGAGACCTTCCTCCGCGTCCAGGACGCCACCGGCGCGGCCGTACCGGAGAACGATCTCTTCGCCGGACTGCGCTGATCCGACCGGCAGCCCGCGACCACCTGGCAGCCTGCCAGGTGGTCGCGGGCTGCCGACTCGGCAGGTACGCGAGACCCCGGGTCACCAGCCCTACGCCGCGCCGCTCCCCGCAGGGGCTGTGACCGCCATCACATACGTTCTTGTGTCGAGAATGCCGAGAACATCGCGCCGGCTCCGTCCCAGGGGCACGAGCGGACACGACGGGCCGCATGACCACAGCAGCGACAGCAATCGGCCTGCGGACATGGGCGCAATTCTCCTCGGAAACCCTGACAGCAGGTGGCACACCGCTCCCCTAGCGTCAATCCACGTCCGGCCCGGACCTCACCAGCCGGGGAGTCCGCGCCTGGAGAAGAGCGTCGAAGAGGAGTTGCGCCGTGTCCCCCACCGACCCTGTCTGCCGTCCTGCTGTGATCGAGCTTCGCCAGTACACGCTGCGTCCCGGCCGACGCGACGAGCTCATCGAACTGTTCGACCGGGAGTTCGTCGAAACGCAGGAGGAGACGGGGATGGTCGTGCTCGCCCAGTTTCGGGACCTCGACGATCCGAACCGCTTCGTCTGGTTGCGCGGGTTCGGGGACATGGCGGCACGGCACCGTGCGCTGACGGCCTTCTACGGCGGACCGGTGTGGGCCGAGCACGGTCCCCAGGCCAACGCCACCATGGTTGACTCCGACGACGTCCTGCTGCTGCGGCCGCTGTCAGCCGGGAGCGGCTTCGCCGTCCGCCCGTCCCAGCGGCCCCGGACCGGCGCTCCGGCACCGGATCGGTTCGTCTCCGCCACCGTGTGGTCCTTCCCTCCCGGACGGTCCGAGGGCATCGCGCTCATCCAGGACGGGCTCCTCCCCGTGCTCCACATGACGGGACCCGCACCACTCGCCGTCCTGACCACCGAGACGGCGCACAACACCTTCACCAGGCTGCCGGTCCGCACCGGAGAGAACGTCGCCGCCGTCTTCACGTCCTACCCCGACGAACGTGCGTGTCGCCGGCATCTTGCCGAGGTGCGGGCCCACCCCCTCAGCCGGGAGATCCTGCCGGACATCGGCAGAGAACAGACTGCGGCCCCCGGACACTGAGACTGGCGCCCACAGGCCGCTCGCTCATCTCCTGACACGAGCGCACAGGGCCTGGAAGTGCTCGGACCGCTCCGCCGAACTCCTGGTGTCAGTACCGCAGCAGGGCTGCGACGCCGTCCGTGCAGGGGGGAAGGATCCCGGTGAACGAGGCGCCGCCGAGGACAGCCGAGCGCAGCAGAAGCGGCGCCGCCGGAGCGCTGAAAGCCGTCGGGTCCTCACCGAGCGCCGCCGAGTCGGTGCCCAGGGCACGCGGGTCGCGGCGGGAGGCGTACAGGGTGGGGTCCCCACCGCGGTCGGCGGCCAGCAGCAACGTCTCCACCCGCCCCTCGGCCAAGGCTTCCTTGACTGCCGGAATGCCCTGCAACGCCCTGCCACCGGCCAGCTCGCCCTCCAGACGGTCCAGCACGGCGCGGTGACGGGCGGTCATTGCCTCGTGCATGGCGGCGTCCACGCTCGCCCGCAGGCCCTCCCGGGCGGAGGCGTCGGTGCGGCCGCCCTCGACGTACACCACCTCCGCGTCCAGCGGACGTGCGGCAAGATGCTCACGCAGCAGTCCCACCGCCTTGGGGTCCCCGGCAATCAGCACCACGGCGGCCTCGACGGCGGCCGCGGCGGCCCGTACGTCGTCAGCCGCCTGCCCGGTGTTCTCTGTCCACACGTTGACGGTGCGCCGGTGGTAGGAGGCCTGTGCCTCAGCGCCCGCGCGCACACGGGTGATGTGCAGCGTGCTGCCGTTGAACGTGCGACGCAGAGTCGGCTCGTACCCGGTGGCCGGGTAGGCCTCCACGTCCGCCCCCTCCCGGTCCACGGCCACGACCACATGCGGCAGCTGGTGGTCGCGATCGATCGCCACGCCCAGCGGATCAGGCACCGGCAGCACCTGTGCGCTGTCCGCCGCGGGTGGCTCCACGAGGGTGAAGGCCCCCAGCAGCCGACCGGCCGAGACGAACAGCGCCTCGCCCTGCGGGCCGGGCAGTTCCGGGGCGCCTCCCACGATGTCGTCCAGCACGGCGAGGTCCGTCTCCTGTGCGCCCTGCTCGCTCAAGGACCGCCGGGCCGCCCGCCGGCGCAGCTCGATCTGCTTGTCGGCGTCGTGCGCCCCACGTGAGGTGTCCAGGTGGACGGACACGACGGAGGCGTCGCCCGCGTACAGAGGCTGGAGGAAGGCAAGATCCATGGTAGTTCCGGGCAGTCGCCCTGCCGCCTTTCCCTGGGGTTCACCGCACCGGACAGCACGATAAGTCCTGTCGTAGCAGATGCGGACATTTCGCCCGTTGGTAGGCGGGTTGCCTCATGGCAGGCCCGGCGTCGCCGGCCGCGGTACGGGCACTGCCGTCTTCGCCGCCCCTGGCCGAGCGGTCTCCAGGATGTCGGTGTGATGCGGCTGCCCACCAGGGTCTATGCCAACGCGACATGGGTGCCGAAGGCCCGGGCGTGATAGGTGAGCGGGGCGCCCTTGGCGGCTTGGGCCGCCAGGACGTTGCCCAGGGCGACCACGTGGTCTCCTCCCTCCACCACATCCGCGACCTCGCAGGCCAGCCAGCCGGGGGCGGCGGATAGCCGGGGGACGCCCCCGTCCACCTCCCAGGACACGCCGGTGAACCTT contains:
- a CDS encoding PIG-L family deacetylase; the encoded protein is MTDRPLTLMAVHAHPDDEATGTGGVLARYAAEGIRTVLVTCTDGGCGDGAGGVKPGDPGHDPAAVALMRRQELEASCEVLKVSDLEMLDYADSGMIGWPSNDAPGSFWQTPVEEGAARLAELMRHYRPDVVVTYDENGFYGHPDHIQAHRITMAALEMTELTPKVYWTTMPHSGMKRFGEAMREFHEDMPEPDPAEAAAMAEIGLPDDEITTWVDTTAFSGQKFDALAAHASQGENIFFLKMGKERFGELMGMETFLRVQDATGAAVPENDLFAGLR
- a CDS encoding TIGR03084 family metal-binding protein yields the protein MLDYGLDMSSIEHDLALPDLVAEGDELEALVSAHTDWTTPTPAAGWTIAHQIAHLASADANVLIAIRTPDAFDAVLKQAEAAGSQYADLDAAAGAAEPRSALLEQWRAGRTEVAAALRDIPLDHGFPWYGSRLTPALMVPLRLMETWAHGQDIFDALGVAHRPTGRLRHVAALGVIGRELSFHAAQLPVPPEPFRVELTGPDGQTWAWGPEDAMQRVQGSALDFCLRVTQRRSRAETDLTAVGEDAQKWLDIARVFL
- a CDS encoding vWA domain-containing protein, translating into MSGNQNYINHVALVLDASSSMSHLSGKVVEVADQQIAYLARRSKELDQETRVTVYVFADKVECVIYDKDVLRMPSLKQLYRVGGMTALLAATLKSQRELAQTAQLYGDHSFLTFVLTDGQENASHRCPDAPAKNPRELVQAVAKLMQTQEDNWTLAVLVPDQMGKREAMQCGFPKDNIAIWDATSTQGLEEAGQVIQQATENFMMGRAQGIRGSRAVFSTGAEAVNKDTIKAAGLTPVNPSEYQLIPVAREAAIREWVIECGHTYRTGGAFYQLSKSEKIQARKQIAVLEKKTDRVYTGPEARSLLGLPDTEVRVKPDHNDDFTIFVQSTSVNRKLVPHTRLLLMI
- a CDS encoding NIPSNAP family protein produces the protein MIELRQYTLRPGRRDELIELFDREFVETQEETGMVVLAQFRDLDDPNRFVWLRGFGDMAARHRALTAFYGGPVWAEHGPQANATMVDSDDVLLLRPLSAGSGFAVRPSQRPRTGAPAPDRFVSATVWSFPPGRSEGIALIQDGLLPVLHMTGPAPLAVLTTETAHNTFTRLPVRTGENVAAVFTSYPDERACRRHLAEVRAHPLSREILPDIGREQTAAPGH
- a CDS encoding nuclear transport factor 2 family protein codes for the protein MSTSLGMPADPTLSHRAIENLIARYAELVDDGDFAGLGILLADATFTGVGEPVSGREAIEKMFQDTLIVYADGTPRTQHVTTNVAIEVDEQAGTAVSRSYVTVLQALPGFPLQTIAAGRYHDRFERREGQWRFVERRVRINLIGDVSRHAHQAAAQR
- a CDS encoding baeRF2 domain-containing protein, yielding MDLAFLQPLYAGDASVVSVHLDTSRGAHDADKQIELRRRAARRSLSEQGAQETDLAVLDDIVGGAPELPGPQGEALFVSAGRLLGAFTLVEPPAADSAQVLPVPDPLGVAIDRDHQLPHVVVAVDREGADVEAYPATGYEPTLRRTFNGSTLHITRVRAGAEAQASYHRRTVNVWTENTGQAADDVRAAAAAVEAAVVLIAGDPKAVGLLREHLAARPLDAEVVYVEGGRTDASAREGLRASVDAAMHEAMTARHRAVLDRLEGELAGGRALQGIPAVKEALAEGRVETLLLAADRGGDPTLYASRRDPRALGTDSAALGEDPTAFSAPAAPLLLRSAVLGGASFTGILPPCTDGVAALLRY
- a CDS encoding EamA family transporter codes for the protein MSTVQLGSALTVPLFGQLGPLGTAGLRLGWAGLILLVAIRPRPRDFSSRDLLACTVLGLVTAGMMVFFMLAIARLPLGTASALEFLGPLTVSLFGPRKGRLLWAAAAATGVVLLTEPWHGGADLVGVGSALLAAGCWAAYILLTQRVGDRVTGLKGLAVSMPVAALLGLTLAAPDLTERLTWSPLWTMLVLAVLSPVIPFALEFLALRRLTASAFGTLMSLEPAIALMVGLLVLGQRPGAAATLGLVLVVVASVGATRAGARPTASAKEALASSACA
- a CDS encoding LysR family transcriptional regulator, which gives rise to METRRLQMLAELARRGSMRAVAEATGTTTSTVSQQVAALAQDMGTALIEPHGRKVRLTPAGRRLAEHAVTILAAVEAAQRDLSPDAPPTGTVRVAGFATAIRAQLLPIISGLSTSHPELSILVREHEPAEALHLLANDEADLALTYDYNLAPAEPDPAVTITPLWTAPWGLGIPDHVARPSAPGAPEVFRWFRTADWIGNSRNTGDETVIRTLASMAGFTPHLTHQADNLNLVQGMIAAGMGVGLLPMGTATLPGVHLMPLTAPDVVLRAFAVARRGRDSWPPLALLTDLIIRQSAQGV
- a CDS encoding family 43 glycosylhydrolase; this translates as MASTSARFRAVRGRPGTLLLALLMVLGLGSAHPGPAAADPADPPGTYQNPVMDNVADAFSDPSIIRGKDGYWYAYATQTSMRRENQGGPWESQHFMPITRSSDLVNWTYVGDVFGPDNHPEWRDFATTYYWAPDIRYINGEYYLYYSVAGGDKNTIALATSDHPAGPWKDIGHPVLPYGTTVNQIDPAVFVDSDGQKYLYYGSFRDGGIQAVRLNEEGTAPVGDPVQVVGARRGEAAYVVKRDGWYYLFYSGLGCCARDEGAYPVFVGRAKDPMGPFKDAEGVGLADLHVGGTIVNAPNGNTWVATGHSANVVDKSGQDWILTNGFDRHESDPNWGGRPTMMDRLDWIDGWPTVRAGAWTSEERQTAPTSTWDAGSTFDAGLGGFDTSGHDSWTTGSDPDSGRYARNRSRAAVPRLLLPRRAPDGDVRIEADVRLRDGKGRVGLVLASAGRFNHTVAWLDSTGTLSVEVTRDRKVVRKRTARLHANADLRTWHSLTAEIRGGAAQVHVSSAMLDMPLAELTVEVPKDWRRGGVASTRGAGEVDNVGVTRLYTPVTVKQPDPVVGARLPEYDEDFDDDQLDGWTWFGPVDGKVVDGQYVWPTQDADFSGKGTMASALLRDAPTGTYTVETKLHFPITDAPDGRSQAGLIAFQSPEDSIHLAPTRTGPSRQAFLWIGRDRDSWPEMQLGPSADTMWLRLRHTVDPATGEHRFQSATSRDGKHYIWGGVWHLPAGSDPRIGLVSLAGEGVTARFDYVRFSS